From Malus sylvestris chromosome 1, drMalSylv7.2, whole genome shotgun sequence:
ACCTACCAAATCCCAAATTGTAACATTAGTACATAATCCAAATGGAATACTATTATTGGTCGGTCCAATTGGTCAAAAAGAGtagcaattttgtttttttcttttggatccTTTATCTGCACAACTATGATGAAGTTCATACAATGGTCGGGTCCCCGTACATATAAAATACAAGTCACATTACTTCACGTTACATCAATATACAAAGGAAAAGGTCAAAAAAGAAGTTGACATTATTTGAAATAGATGGCCACCACACCAACTTTCGGGCCATGCTATTTATCTTCGATTTAAATGTGGTTAATTAACCTACGTGGCGGAATATCATGATGAATATGACATTTTTGTCGATAGGCGAGCTTTGATGTAATGGAAAAATTGTTCTTTGTGATCGAAAAATCACATGTTCGAGTCGTGAAAACAGTCTATTTGCAAAACAAGAATAAGACTGCTTACAATAGACGTTCTCCTCGACTCTATCAAAGTGGAAAACCTTGTTAGCTTAGACTCTTTATGTGATATTTTTGTTGAGCGTACTGCATTTTGAATTCAAATCTTCTCTCTTTTGTTTAGAGTAGCATAACTTACGTAGCACTATCGTTcgtaattgaaaaaaaatgtgagttaactttgttattgttttatttttgcaGAATATGCTTATACCCTACAAGTGGATGAAAAGAGTGACATATACAGTTATGGTGTGGTGTTGATGGAGATTTTAAGCGGGAAAAGATCGGTGGACGCCGAGTTCGGAGATGGGAACAGCATAGTGGATTGGGTTAGGTCGAAGATCAAGACGAAAGACGGGATCAACGATATTTTGGACAAGAATGCCGGGGCAGGTTGTGCGCCAGTGAGGGAGGAGATGATGCAGATGCTTAGGATTGCTTTGCTCTGCACAAGCCGGAACCCAGCGGACCGGCCGTCGATGCGGGACGTGGTGTTGATGCTGCTTGAGGCCAAGCCCAAGAGGAAGGTCCTAGGCAATGTTGGGCATGGTCACAATGGGAGTGGTTGTGCTGAATATCATGAGATTCCCTTGCCACAGAAGCCGTCGGTGGAATGTTAATAGGATCAATTAATCACTTCTAAATGCCTTTGAAgggtttttactttttttgggggtttttttttactttttattttatttttgaaatggtGGGGGATTGGTATAGGAGAAGCGATTTCTTGTTTTACTTCGATTTCAATGGAATTTTCTCAAGTGTTAGTGCTATGttcttatggttttggttgtggACTTATGTGTATATATACGTATTGGTGCATGAGTTCCAAGTGGTGGAAGAATATTAAATCCCCCTCTCATTTGTTTTGTAGATACAATTTCGTTAAATCGGAATACGACAAATTTTTACCAACACACATAGCAACGctgtcacatccccgcccggggcggatcacttcccgggtctgctccaccaccgtagcacgatattgtccgctttgggcttaccattccctcacggttttgtttttgggaacttcggctaattccttatttcacctgttatattgatgcatccttattcTGTTATTAACGCTTATAGCATgacatactttctggtttttgataaagattattgatttgagatatttgaagaattatatgcatattatgttattttatgggaaagtatacaggttttacagtgatgagttagaaatgttattaaatgaaatattttcgataaactttgttttactgactcactcaactttgttttgcacccctccaggttcaagatagcagagctttggtggccacgaggaatccaacggtgttctgacagaattcacaaaaataggactcaccctcgggtgttacattttagtaattgtatctttaaagcttccgaactgtgtaaatggttacgtcactctcacgtgacggccagcatgccctccttcgggacggggtgtgtcaaacgCACGTTGTTTAAATTTAGCATTCagattgaataaatgaaataaaaataaatcaaggataaaataaatgaagttgtacataaggaaaaaaaaaacatagtgaTGGGTTTGAGCTATAGAAACAATTTATTTGCAAAACAAGGATAATGATGCGTAAGATAGACATTTCTCCCTCCCCCCGATACTTGCAAAGCAGGGAGCCTTGTTGGTTTGGGATCgtcttttttatttctctcgTTCGTACTAGACCTGACAATTTCTTAAACGACACTTAAACGACACAAAAATAATGGGTTTCGGGTAAACACAATAACTAATCGGATCATTATCGAGTAACAtgataagaacccgttaataacggatCCTTAACAGGTTTACATGAGGGTGACACACGGATAACCCGTTTCAACACGTTAAAAAGgaagttattttgatgattttaattttttaaattactaaaaaaacttactataaaatactaTAGTCATAAGGTATATGTACATATTGTAttgttgtattattattctatataaattaaaaaacttaagtttatttatttatttatttttatagtatacaATAAGCAAAGagtgaaattaaaaaattaaaacacatggaaaataaaaatatcacacacattaaaaaattataacaagtgtgaaaaatgtgaaaaaaaatatgtaaacatTGGTGATCGCATCCTATACCATTTGAGGATGGGTACAtcgtcgtttgaatttttaaaaccatacaaaccctcatgaatagtatttttaagagagttcaaattaaattaaattcaaaatcattaaTATACAtgtttgaaaaatgtgaaagaatttaTAAATGCTCGTGATTTTAGGCGATGGTTACGTGGTCGTTTAgctttttaaaaccctccaaatctcatgaataatgttttttatttgagtgcaaaattaataataattattgtaggagaacgaaaaatgtaaaataaatatacaaccattcgtaatgacaagctttacaacttttatGAAAGGGTCAACTCCGAAATCAGAcaccataatccataaaccttagatttaaatttaaccGCTGAatgtcatttacgctttattctacttacggaattttattttttaatattttcattggttatggatttaaaacatattttcttTACCATGTAACAGATCAGGTCATATTATttgataatattaacgggtcaaTTTCGAGCcaggtcatattacccgtttactTTAACGGGTGTAATACGACACGATCCGTTAAGATATCAGGTATGTCACCAAAACAATACGAACAcaaaaaacacgacacgaatgtcaGGTCTAGTCTGTACAACTAATTAGGGCTTAACTATGTTGTTGGGTCAATCAAGAACAAAACTATGTTGTTGGGCTGAATTTGCAAGCTCACTGGGCCCTCAAGTACGCAATGTTATTTCCCGCGTGGTAAAACGTGTTCCCGCCATAGCAGATACCGGAAGTGCAAATTAGGTTTTCACCATTTCCCATTAAGCTAGGCTTTtcatctctctcgctctctctcgctctctaaCTCTCTCTGTGCCAGTAGCGCTGCAATTCTTCCAGGTAATTCCTCTCAACTCTTTCCTACTTCCTAATTTCAAAACTccatatatgtatttatttttcttaatttacgTTTTAGATTCTTAAACTTGGCACAAAACCGAGTCCAGTAACGTTCTAAAGTTCATGCACTTAGTGGAATAAAGCCTAATTGTTATTGTTGTACGTTTTAGATTCTAAACATATAGCCGACCCACTTAGTTGGATAAAGCTTGATCGTTGTTGTCGTAtgttttaggatataattttgatcatattgtacTCTTAAGATTCTCATCTGAGCAGTAAATATTCTTCGTTTTTATTAACTGATGTCATAAAATGGTTTTTTTCCcacttcaattatttttcaaataGATTGAGACAACAGccatgaaaaggaaaagaatgcCAGCAGCTTCTGCCACCCAAATGGTGAAAAACGATGAACACATTCAACAACTGGGGACTAACATAACGGATCTTCCAAAGCCTTTCATTCACGATGTTCTACTGAAGCTCCCGACGAGGAACATTATTGCGTGCAAATGTGTATGCAAGACTTGGTATGGTCTAATTTCGGACCCCGAATTTACTAAGTTGCACTTTTCACAAGCGCAGCCCTTTCCCATGATCCGGCCCCTGGATCCGTCCCGCGTGTCAAGAACCCTTTACTTGGCTGAGCCGGAAGATGGGTCTGGTTTTGATTTGAGGAAGTGCACCTGTAAGATTAACTATGATCGGTCTGGGGGTGGAAAGTCTTACATCCACATGAAACTCACCAAATACAAAATCCCGTTGCGCAATGCGGACGAGGTAATCGATAGCCAGGGCAATGTGGCGAGTTCGGTGGGTGGGAGGAACCATCATGGCAGGAAACGGAAGCCTTGTATCAGGATAAGGCCTAATCATCACAAGTACAAGGTGGTGAATTCGTGTAACGGCTTCCTTTGCCTGTCTAGTCCAGTCACTAATGACCCTGTTGTTGTCTGCAATCCAATCACTGGCGAGTTTATACACCTTCCGGAATCAGCCTCTAGGTGCGAGAAGGAAAATGAATCGTATGATTGTGGATTTGGTTTCaatccaaaaacaaatgaaTATAAGGTGTTGAGAATATTTCAGCAAAGGGAACCCTACACTAAAGTGGCTGAGGTGCACACACTTGGGACAGGCTCGTGGAAATTTGTCGGAGCTACTCCATTCTTCTTATCTATGCTAGAACACACTACCTATGTGAAAGGAGCACTTTTCTACTACGAGAGTTTATGTTATACAATATACTCTTTTGACTTGGACACCGAAAAGTTTGAATCTGTTCCATCACCTCCTATTCGACTGGAGAAATCTTGGACTGTGAGCATGGGAGTTTTGGGAGATTGCCTTTGTTTGTGTGATTGTGACGTTTTACGCATCAAGTTTTGGGTATTGGATGATCACGGTGCACAGAAAATATGGAGGCAGAAGATTTCTGTTTATACTGAAAATTGTGGAAGGTGGCCATATGGCTTATATAAATCGATGAACTACTTAAAGAATGGGGCTTTGTTGATGTTTCATTCCCGCACTAATTCCTTCTTCTACTATCACCCAAGAAGATATCGTAAGGCCATTTATCTTAAGATTCGTGGGTTTAAGTCGGATTTTGAAGCAATTAGTCATGTTCCAAGCTTGATTTCACTCAAGGACATTCTGGTGGGAAGTGATGTACAAGTCCTGCATATACATTCAAGGTAAGGATGTGAAACATTGAAATATCTTTTTACCTTCTGTGCTTACACCTTATCTGAATTGTTTGTATTTTGATCTAGTCCTGATTTTCTATAAATAGCAAAATTTTTAAGCTTTTTAAGTTCATCAGGGTCCCAAGTTACTTGTTGTGATATACGGAAAACATGTATGCTTTGCAACTGCAACTCCGCAATCTAAACATGAATACATCACTTGGTATGTTTACGATTTGCTTCCCAATCGATTTGACTGCCATCAATGATTTTTATTGTCTTTAGATCTAGGTGATTGAGTTGCTTTCACTTGGTGCTGACAAATTGGGTTAGCATCTCGTTGGATCTTTACACAAACGGATGCTTACTGCTTACATAGACACATATACGTATGTATTCATGTATGTGCGAGTACTTTACGTAAGGGCAAGTAGGATTCAGTGTTTTTCATTTCCCATATATTGCTTGCCTTAATATGTATTGTCTTTTGACATCTGATTTGATCGTGCTGTGAAAGTCTGGCAAAGATTGATATTGCAATATCTGTTTTCTCAAACGTTACTTCTCAAGCATCGAGAGACGAACATCTTGGTATTATTGACTGCTATTTGTTTCAAAgtattttacttttaatttgTCGCATATGTTGACACAGGTGCGCAGAGTTGAGGCTGCTAGGAGAGTCCAAAGCTCTTTttctggatgaagaaattgCGGAGTTGGCATCTGATTTTAATTCTTCCGACAGTGGTggtgaagatgaagatgaagataaaGTTGAAGAATGAAACAAGCATAATAGCGGAGGTGATGCAGTCTTACAATGGCGGAGTGTCACCTGTGTAAGGCGGTAAACTACCATTTTGTTAAAGGGTTTAACTGCCCTTAATGCTATATATTTGGACACGAGAACTTGGATTCCCATCTAGCCTCAATGACCAGCTACTGTTTTTGTTTGAAGTTACTTTGAATTGTTTTGGATCAGAAAATTACTTGCTATGTTTATGGAACACTTGATTATGTTTGAAGTGACTTTGAGAGGTCAATCTTCCTCGTCTAAAGCTGACTTGTTCATGGCTAATTAAATTAGGTAGCAAAGATAAGAATAAGCTCGTGTTATCACTTTTTTCAATGTCATAAAAAATCTTAAGTTCGAATCTTCTCTTTCTTACCTGGATATAGAAAAAGAGAGGATTGGAAGTTTGAAACTACAATTTATATGTTTAATTGGACTAATTTTCAAGCCCATTGGACTTCGAGTGTGGACATGCTTTATTTTTCcgtcaaacaaaaagaaaaactaatgaaaaagatttgaaaactttgagttttaacaaaaaagacaaaaaggtgttgtaagtgaatagtagcaTGAGtgattttttaaagtaaaaatgttcttaacgttaaaagtaaacagtactaCGAGTGTTTCGTTAAGATTTCCTTCGAAAATTCAATTAAGTATGCATAtataatcagaaaaaaaaagaagaaaaaaactcaATCGAAAGGATAAAAGTACCAATTTAGTTAATCGATTCAACTATCATCGTGTACATGCATGGACCAAGATTACCTTATCTGCAGTACGGAAAATGTCGGTACGCACACAAGATAACATATGATGTTTGTTATAGGTACATAAGAATATACACATCAGGATAAAACGTGATGTTTGCTACAGGAAAACGGGTTACACATGTCGGGATAACTAAATTTTTCTCTTGTATGTCCTACTACTGAACAAGAATGTATGCCATAAAAGTTCAGATTGGAGCAAAAGAAGATGAGCACAACGATCTAAGGATCATTTAAGTAGAAGATGGCATTTTCATTGATCAAATATATAAGAATTTGTTGGCGGCAACAGTTACATTGACTCCATTTGGATTAGATGTGCTCTTACACTTGCCTCCTCCTCCTGTTAATAATATAGAAGATCAATTTACAACTTCCAATTATTTGCCTCTAAAAACATGATTAATTTGcaaaatttcattcaaattaaattatcaaattaaCGGTTCGATCTAGGCCACTGTTCTAATATTATACGGCCCAGAGATTTGGATTTGGTGCAAGTAAAACAATCCAACCCGGTAGGGCAACTCTTACACAATGTGTTCGAGAGGGACTAAATAGGTACCTTACAAATGATGTTGTCGAATGTATCTGTATATAAGATTTTCTCCTTAATTAATTGTCTAatgctgtgtgtgtgtgtgtgtatttatcaCTAAGAAAAATGGTTGAGCTTGACAGCAAGAAATTATGTTACTCACCGCAAGTGCAGAAACCAAGGCTAAATTATTCTCCAATTCTCTCTGTTGTTTTTGTGCGATTAAAAGCTCCGTAACCATGTAAAGCACCTTTTCCAGCTGAAGAAAATCATCGGAATTAGTACTTAATTATATACAAATAGTGATCCAATGAAAGATACCAAACTACATTAGGCTTTTTTCTGCGTTAATCAACTGTATTAAGAGGAACTAACCTGCGGCAACAGTTTAGAGACCATTCCTAAAATACCTTCCATCATAGCCATGGCCGTGGTCATGGATTCGTACAGAGACTCCACATCTGCCTGTGATATACAAAAAGAGAGATTCAAACTTAAGTACAAAGAGGCGGACAAACTACTCTATTATGACTAACtgacttaatttttttaattattttatataaagTGAGGGATATTATACCTCCGCGTCATGTACCAAAGGGATTGTGTTTGAAATTCCAGACAATTTTCTCACCAACCTGCAGACggattcttgattttttttatctaGTTTTCCCCATTCATTCAATAGAATAATTTGTGGGTTCAAAATCTGGTACACCTTAATCTCATGCTTTAGCTTTTGCACTTGCATTCTTTTGTCTAGGATGAAGTTTCTCACCTTCAATGTTCTAAGCCACACACTAAATATTTTATCctgaaaaaaaaagacaatctATTAAGCAAATTACAAAGTGTGCCActtaatttgttaaaaaaaaaaaaaatttaggagtGCTTACCTAAAATTCCCTAACTTTTTAGTATCATTTTAAATTGATCTCAAggtttttaaacatttcaaacaaacactcaaTTTATTGAAAATGTAACCATCCGTTAAGTCctagttaatttaacataaatttaaCTAGGACTTCTTTTATCTCCAAAATCAATAGAAGGTTATGAAAGTATGGCCTTCACCAATTAATGTTCACCACCAACTCCACCCTACAACTCTAGGCCACTCCAAACATGAGCAAAACAAATATGCTATCGCTGATCACCTTATCAAATATCCTAGGACTTAATAGTTTCCAACCACCAAGTAGGCCAATCAAAGCGTTCAGAGTATAAAAGTTGTGATGGACTTTGGTTGTCGTAGGTTGAGTTTAGAGGTGGCGAGGGCTTGACAGTTCccgattttatttttgttttctattttatttatgaatttatttatttttatgttttttttgaagttattttttattattggtGTCCAAGTAAGCTAAAAAGCGGGACCTATTGTTGCCACATGTACATTTACCGAAAAATTAAATGGGGT
This genomic window contains:
- the LOC126601567 gene encoding F-box/kelch-repeat protein At3g06240-like, which produces MKRKRMPAASATQMVKNDEHIQQLGTNITDLPKPFIHDVLLKLPTRNIIACKCVCKTWYGLISDPEFTKLHFSQAQPFPMIRPLDPSRVSRTLYLAEPEDGSGFDLRKCTCKINYDRSGGGKSYIHMKLTKYKIPLRNADEVIDSQGNVASSVGGRNHHGRKRKPCIRIRPNHHKYKVVNSCNGFLCLSSPVTNDPVVVCNPITGEFIHLPESASRCEKENESYDCGFGFNPKTNEYKVLRIFQQREPYTKVAEVHTLGTGSWKFVGATPFFLSMLEHTTYVKGALFYYESLCYTIYSFDLDTEKFESVPSPPIRLEKSWTVSMGVLGDCLCLCDCDVLRIKFWVLDDHGAQKIWRQKISVYTENCGRWPYGLYKSMNYLKNGALLMFHSRTNSFFYYHPRRYRKAIYLKIRGFKSDFEAISHVPSLISLKDILVGSDVQVLHIHSRCAELRLLGESKALFLDEEIAELASDFNSSDSGGEDEDEDKVEE